One window from the genome of Leptospira ryugenii encodes:
- a CDS encoding adenylate/guanylate cyclase domain-containing protein codes for MIELKQLLAKYPWEDRWTKLGKPMDFLFEFDLRVTREEIWPFLIDTSSFNKRMELPKFSYEERNGVLNGKAKQIGMDLVWEEVPWEWEYLKEIANARIYSKGFAKYLRTYFILEPHGEERSKLFVYFGWIPRNIFMRLLLQFAVPTIKKDFLRTLAGIEEEIINQKSNKPKVLFNTAISFQNEFQWVHPEKLEESKRKFKEVGISETTTNEIIEYLKRANDNEIDRIRVKSISQLLDLDPNEVLKFFLYGCRFGIFTLSWDVICPHCRGVRTSVQKLGDMPPDDECEVCEIQFNTTEQNSIEVTFHMHPSVRVVEKQFFCAAEPNTKKHILLTKHVPAGKVFSSDLLIKNGLYRLRQKGKQKYHLVEVNESNLDKEIVWTEELGNQEIQVKPKPGIVFQNQSDEGITIVLEERKEDQNSLRPKELFNFNEFRDLFSEEAIATNLQLDIGVQTILFTDIVGSTRFYESTGDHGAFLQVREHFVKAYTIIREHKGTVVKTIGDAVMASFPAPLFAFKAAESLQGWFHNSNEATEIRIRVSIHSGNCLAVNLDSNIDYFGNTVNYAAKMQGVTGSGEVSISETVFRDNSIRNYLKEKEMKLKKIDFPLSWTERTDTVYIWKS; via the coding sequence ATGATAGAGTTAAAACAGTTACTAGCCAAATACCCTTGGGAAGATCGATGGACCAAACTGGGTAAACCCATGGATTTTCTTTTCGAGTTTGATTTAAGAGTGACTCGAGAAGAAATTTGGCCTTTTTTGATTGATACCTCTTCGTTTAACAAACGTATGGAATTGCCAAAATTTAGTTATGAGGAAAGAAATGGGGTCCTCAATGGAAAAGCAAAACAAATCGGAATGGATCTCGTTTGGGAGGAAGTTCCATGGGAATGGGAATATCTCAAAGAAATAGCTAATGCACGTATTTATTCAAAAGGATTTGCAAAATATCTAAGAACCTATTTCATTCTCGAGCCACATGGAGAGGAGAGGAGTAAACTCTTCGTTTATTTTGGTTGGATACCCAGAAACATTTTCATGAGACTGCTCTTACAGTTTGCAGTCCCTACCATCAAAAAAGATTTTCTGCGAACCCTTGCTGGGATCGAAGAGGAAATCATAAATCAAAAGTCTAACAAACCAAAGGTTTTATTTAACACTGCAATTTCATTTCAAAATGAATTCCAATGGGTACACCCGGAAAAACTCGAAGAATCAAAAAGAAAGTTCAAAGAAGTGGGAATTTCTGAAACCACAACCAATGAAATCATTGAATATTTAAAAAGAGCAAATGACAATGAGATAGATAGAATCCGTGTCAAATCCATCTCGCAACTCTTAGACTTAGACCCAAATGAGGTGCTCAAATTTTTCTTATACGGTTGCAGATTTGGTATCTTTACCTTGAGCTGGGATGTCATTTGCCCACATTGCAGAGGAGTTCGAACCAGTGTACAAAAATTAGGTGATATGCCTCCCGATGATGAGTGCGAAGTTTGTGAGATCCAGTTCAATACAACCGAACAAAACTCTATCGAAGTCACATTCCATATGCACCCTTCTGTGCGTGTTGTAGAAAAACAATTTTTCTGTGCTGCTGAACCCAACACAAAAAAACATATTTTGCTCACAAAACACGTACCTGCTGGAAAAGTTTTCTCTTCCGATTTACTCATCAAAAACGGTTTGTACCGTCTACGCCAAAAAGGCAAACAGAAGTATCATTTGGTCGAGGTTAATGAAAGTAATTTAGATAAAGAAATCGTTTGGACAGAAGAACTTGGCAACCAAGAAATCCAAGTGAAACCCAAGCCTGGCATCGTATTCCAAAACCAAAGTGATGAGGGAATCACGATTGTATTAGAAGAGCGAAAGGAAGACCAAAATAGCCTGCGGCCCAAAGAACTCTTTAATTTCAATGAGTTTCGAGATCTTTTCTCCGAGGAGGCAATCGCAACCAATCTACAATTGGATATTGGTGTACAAACCATCCTCTTTACAGACATCGTTGGTTCCACACGCTTTTACGAGTCTACAGGCGACCATGGCGCCTTTCTCCAAGTGAGGGAACACTTCGTGAAGGCTTATACCATAATACGAGAGCATAAAGGTACTGTTGTAAAAACAATCGGTGATGCAGTGATGGCCAGTTTTCCTGCCCCCCTCTTTGCCTTCAAAGCAGCAGAAAGTTTACAAGGATGGTTCCACAACTCTAATGAGGCAACCGAGATAAGGATTCGGGTGAGTATCCATTCTGGAAACTGCCTAGCCGTAAACCTGGATAGCAACATTGATTACTTCGGAAACACAGTGAACTATGCTGCAAAAATGCAAGGTGTTACTGGTTCTGGAGAAGTATCCATAAGCGAAACTGTTTTTCGCGACAATAGCATTCGAAACTATCTAAAAGAAAAAGAAATGAAACTCAAAAAAATAGATTTTCCTTTATCTTGGACAGAACGTACGGACACAGTGTACATTTGGAAAAGTTAA